The Microcystis panniformis FACHB-1757 region GCAGTTAGCTCCCTATTAATACCATTTTTCTTTATTCGTGGCCCTCCTATCCATTAGTCGCATCTTTCTTAACATAAAATTTGACAAAAAGAGAAAAGTGTGCAAGATTGCTCAAGGGGGTTCTATGGGGGAAATAATTTGATCAGATAGTTTCCAAGTCTGGCTGATATCATGTTACCTTCCCAGTCCTAACCAAATAGTTTTAACACTAGGTTCACCGTCGCCTTTTCTACCTAAAAAAACCCCAAGAGAAGCAATCATTCTCACCGCTGAAGGTTGAAAATAGGGTGAATTCCCAAAATCAGATGTGGCACTGACGGCGGCTAGATTTGCCGAGGAATGTCGTACGCTTGTACTAAGTTGGCTGGCCAAGTTTTCCACGATACTGATTAACCTTTTCTTTCTTCTCGTGTCCCCTAGGTCTGCATACTGTAATTCTTGGGCTGCTCATTTCTCCATTTTTTTGCTCACCTCCACCTTGATTCCTTCTTTCTTTTAAAACTATACCTATCAATCGGTTCCCCTTTTTTTAAGTTTCTTCTCTTTTTGTTAAGAAAGCTCCGACTAACTGATTACTGATCACTGAAAAATCTCTTGTCTCTTAATCAAATTCTGCTTTTAAATCCCGACGCATCAATTCATAAACGGCAACTTGGGGAGAAATTTCCCCGCGCAAAAGACGATCAACTTGGCAGGTAATCGGTACATATAAATTTTTTTCTTGGGCAATTCTCATCAAAACTTCTGTGGTATTTATTCCCTCGGCAGTTCCCTCTAACTTCCCTAAAATCTCAGGCAAAGATAAACCTAAAGCTAATTGATAACCCACTTGATAATTGCGAGATAAAGGACTATTACAGGTGGCTAATAAATCCCCTAAACCCGATAAACCGAAGAAAGTTTCTTGACAACCTCCTAGACAAGTTCCCACCCGAACTATTTCCGGTAAAGCGCGAGTTAACAGGGCAGATTTGGCATTAGTACCTAACTGTAAACCATCGCAAACCCCAGAAGCGATCGCCATGACATTTTTTAAAGTGCCACCTAACTCAGTCCCCAAGGGATCGCTATTAAGATAAACCCGAAAAGATTCCCCAGATAATAATTTTTGTAACAATATTGCTGCTTTCTGCACATAACTTGCTACCACCGTGGCAGCGGGTAAACCTTGATTAATTTCTTTAGCTAAATTGGGACCGGAAAGAACCACAAGGGGATTAGCGGGAAAAGCTTGATTCCACAGATGAAAAGGGGTACGAGTGGTGATTGGCTCTAATCCTTTAGTAGCGGTGACGATAATTATGCGAGAATTTAATTGTAATTGCTGTAATTTTTCGATCGTTGGAACAACTCCTTTAATCGAAACTGCTGAAATAATTACCTCAGTATCTGCTATGATAGCCCCCAAATCTTCCCCAATATGACGCGACCAAACCCTAACAGCTAAGTGATTACGTCTAGCCAAATTAGCGAGAGTTTGTCCCCAAATTCCCCCACCTATCACCGTAATTTTCTTGGCATTTTCTAACAACTTTTATTCTCCTCCTTATTAGTGATCCCTGATCAGTGACTGGTTAGAAATGATTCGATTTGAAGGTTATGAGTCTTAAATGAAATTATTCACCGATTACTGATAAGTAGGTAGGTGTTAAAAGTTGTCAGACACCCCCCTTATCAAGGGGGATTAAGGGGGGATCGGCACCCCCCTTATCAAGGGGGGATTAAGGGGGATCGGCACCCCCCTTATCAAGGGGGATTAAGGGGGGATCGGCACCCCCCTTATCAAGGGGGGATTAAGGGGGGATCGGCACCCCCCTTATCAAGGGGGGATTAAGGGGGGATCGGCACCCCCCTTATCAAGGGGGGCAGGGGGGATCAGAGGCAAAATCTATCTTCAATTTAATTATAACTACTTACTTAACTGTTCACTGATAACTGAAAAAAATGACAAACTATCGCAATCCTGCCCCCACTGTTGATATTATCATCGAACTGATCGACTCGCCCCACCGTCCGATCGTACTAATTGAGAGAAAAAATCCGCCCTTTGGCTGGGCAATTCCGGGGGGATTCGTGGACTACGGCGAATCGGTGGAAACGGCGGCCATTCGGGAAGCTTACGAGGAAATCAGCTTGCAGGTGCAGTTAATCGAGCAATTTCACGTCTATTCCGATCCTAACCGCGATCCGCGTCAACACACCATTAGTATCGTTTTTATCGCCACGGCAAAAGGAAAACCGATCGCTGCCGATGATGCCAAAAAAGTGGGGATTTTTCATCTCTGGGAATTCCCCCAACCTTTATGCTTTGATCACGATCGCATTCTCAATGATTATCGTCGTTATCGGGATTATAAAATTCGTCCCACACATTAGACCCCAACTTAAGTAGCTGGTTTCAAGGGGTGACAAGGCGACTAAAAGGCTTGCTGGATAAGGCGCATAGCCGTTAGACCCCTAGAAAAATCGGGGTGTTTTCCTGGCTTGAGGCGGATCAAAGAAAAGGCGAGTTCCGAGTACGCGTCCATCGACTCGATCCAGAAGCTCCCATAAGTACCTATCCAAAAATCGCTATGTCTTTCCGGACCGCGTTTCGCTTCTTTGGAGCGACAAATATAATCGCGAGTTCCCGATTTCTTGAGATTTTGACCACGGGTTGTATTCAAAGAGTAAGCGATAGCGATTAATAAAATTAAGGCGAGAAAGCGAGGCTCGCTCACTTTCGTTTTTTCAAGATTATATCCTCCCGTTTGACAATCTTTGAACATCGCTTCAATCCCGAATCGAGATTTATATAACTTGAGAGTTATCTCTAAAGATTCTAGGTTGGTCAATAAATACCAAGGCTCTTTAGACCCTTTAGTTCGATAACCTCTTTTCCCATAAGTTGCTAGGTTGAACCCCTCGATCTCATGGCTTTTCGTGTGGGTCACTCCCCGAAAGAAGTTTCGCTCGCCCCGGTTCGGTTCTAACTCGGAAAGGGCTTGATAGTTTTCTCCATCTTTCAATCGCGTGTAGGTACTTTTCTTTTGACGGAAGATAAAAGCTACACCTCTGTCGTCAAGCCACTTCCCTAATTGCGCTGACTGAAATTCACGGTCTCCCATTACGACGAGCGGATAGGGTTTCAACAACCCTAAGACTGGCTTGAGGAATTTTTTCGGTTCCCCGAGAGCGCTACTTCCTTTTTTATTCAGTAACACCCAATATACGGGCAAAGCTCTCCGACCACAAATCACACTGGCGACGAATAAATTTCTACCCTTCCAATCGGTTCTATCTATGACGACTAATAATCTTCCCGCGTGTTTCAGTTTTTTGAGCCTTCTTCTTGGCTCTCGATTTTTATTTTTTCCGCTAAATTCTAGCTTGACGATCTGTTTGATCAAAGGAAACCACAAGAGTTTCACGTTTAGTTGCGGGAGCTTAAGAAATCTCTGCAAATTCCGTCTTCTACTTTCAAAGGTTATCGGTTGCGGGAAAAGAGCGGCCAGTTTCTCTAGTTGGACTATCCGATGACTTTGTAAGAGCAGGATTAGGAGCTGTAAGGTCAAATAGCTCGCCTCGCTAAGGTTCGCCTGTAAACAAGCCTGATAGAATGAAGGTAACATTTTAAAATTTTGAGTGGTTGTCCTAACCACTCTATTTCTTTAGGGGGTCGTTTGGCTAGACCCCCCGCTCTATCTAGCTTGTAGCCCCTCTGTCACCCCTTGAAGTAGCTGGTTATAATTAAATTAAAAATGGATTTTAGGTTCGATCCCCCCTGCCCCCCTTGATAAGGGGGGTGCCGATCCCCCCTTAGTCCCCCCTTGATAAGGGGGGGATCTGACAACTTTTAACGCCTACCTACTTAGCTATAAAAGCAATCCTTGCCAAAAACGTCCCCGAAAAAACTTAAAAAATTATACACTTCTGAGGGCGACAATCGGCTCCAATTTAG contains the following coding sequences:
- a CDS encoding NAD(P)H-dependent glycerol-3-phosphate dehydrogenase; translated protein: MLENAKKITVIGGGIWGQTLANLARRNHLAVRVWSRHIGEDLGAIIADTEVIISAVSIKGVVPTIEKLQQLQLNSRIIIVTATKGLEPITTRTPFHLWNQAFPANPLVVLSGPNLAKEINQGLPAATVVASYVQKAAILLQKLLSGESFRVYLNSDPLGTELGGTLKNVMAIASGVCDGLQLGTNAKSALLTRALPEIVRVGTCLGGCQETFFGLSGLGDLLATCNSPLSRNYQVGYQLALGLSLPEILGKLEGTAEGINTTEVLMRIAQEKNLYVPITCQVDRLLRGEISPQVAVYELMRRDLKAEFD
- a CDS encoding NUDIX domain-containing protein, with protein sequence MTNYRNPAPTVDIIIELIDSPHRPIVLIERKNPPFGWAIPGGFVDYGESVETAAIREAYEEISLQVQLIEQFHVYSDPNRDPRQHTISIVFIATAKGKPIAADDAKKVGIFHLWEFPQPLCFDHDRILNDYRRYRDYKIRPTH
- a CDS encoding IS4 family transposase gives rise to the protein MLPSFYQACLQANLSEASYLTLQLLILLLQSHRIVQLEKLAALFPQPITFESRRRNLQRFLKLPQLNVKLLWFPLIKQIVKLEFSGKNKNREPRRRLKKLKHAGRLLVVIDRTDWKGRNLFVASVICGRRALPVYWVLLNKKGSSALGEPKKFLKPVLGLLKPYPLVVMGDREFQSAQLGKWLDDRGVAFIFRQKKSTYTRLKDGENYQALSELEPNRGERNFFRGVTHTKSHEIEGFNLATYGKRGYRTKGSKEPWYLLTNLESLEITLKLYKSRFGIEAMFKDCQTGGYNLEKTKVSEPRFLALILLIAIAYSLNTTRGQNLKKSGTRDYICRSKEAKRGPERHSDFWIGTYGSFWIESMDAYSELAFSLIRLKPGKHPDFSRGLTAMRLIQQAF